In Deinococcus seoulensis, the sequence TCATGGCGGCGCTGCGCCGCGCCAGCGGTCAGCCGCACCTGCCCGTGTACGCCGCGCAGCTCGCCCCGTACCGCTACGCGTCAGACGACGACCTGCTCGCCCTGTGGGCCGCGCAGCAGACCGCCACGCGCGGCCCCCACAGCGGACTGGCCTGCACCGCCGACCTGGGCGACCTGAACGACATCCACCCCCTGCGCAAGGCCGAGGTCGGACGGCGCCTCGCCAGCCTGGCCCTGCACCGCACGTACGGCCGGGCCGACGTGCCCGGCAGCGGCCCCGACCTGCGCGCCGTGACCTTCGGACCGGGCCGCGCCACGCTGACCTTCCGCACGCACATGGACTCGGCGCTGCGCACCCTGGACGGCGGCGCCCCGCGCGGCTTCGCGCTCGCCGGACCCGACGGGCAGTTCGCCCCGGCCGTCGTCCGACTGCGCGGCGTGCGGGCGCACCTGCACAGCCCGGACGTACCGGCCCCCACGCAGGTCCGCCACGCCTGGCAGGTGGGCGCCGAACCGAACCTCACCGACGCCGGGGAACTGCCCGCCACGCCGTTCCTGCGGGCCGGTGGTGACGGAACCGGGCGCTGATACGGACTGCCGTTCTTGCCGGCTCCACGTCCGGAGGGGCGTTCCCCTCCCATTCAATCGGAGTTCGCATGAGCGGGTCCGGGGGCGCGGCCGGTCTTCACGGTTCGTTGCCTGTTCGGTGATGCGGCCTTCATCTGCCGGGTGCCGTGCTGCCGACCGGACCGCGCTGGGACGCCCATTCCTGGCGTGGGTGCGGTCGCGGGGTCGCTGCGTGCGGGTGTGCCGGTTCGTCCGGTTCGTAAGGTCGCTTGCGGGGCCTGAGCGGCGGGTCTGCCTACGCTAGGGGGCGTGACCAACGAACAGTTCTGCTCCTGCCGACTGGCGGTGTCCCGGTGACGTCCGCCGAGCGCGCCGCGATCCTGGCGGCCCTGAACGGCCCGCACGTGAGTGCCCCCACCCGCGAGGCGCTGCTGGCGCGGCTGGACGCCCGCTACGAACGCCGGTACTTCACGGAGGCCGATTTTCGCGTGCTGCGCGCGGCGGCCGTGAGACTGGTCCCGCACGACCCGGACGAACTGGACCTGACCGGACTGGTGGACGACCGCCTGCACGCGGGCCGCACGGACGGGTGGCGGTACGCGGCGGCGCCGCCGGACGGCGAGGCGTACCGGGCGCTGCTGGCCTCGCTGCCTGCGGACTTCGCGGCGCTGGACGACTGCGCGCAGGACGACGCGCTGAGGGCCGCGCAGGGCGCGCACCCGCACGCGTTCGAGGACCTGCTGGCCGAACTGACCGAGGGGTTCATGGCGCACCCGCTGACCGCCTACCGCTTCGGGTACGCGGGGTTCATGGACGTGCCGGGCTGGCAGGTCGCGCCGGACGCCTTCGAGGAACGCGAGGTGACGTATGGCCCCTGAACGCACCGGCCCCGTGAACGCCGCGCTGCCCGACCTGCGCGACCTGGACGTGCTGGTCATCGGGACCGGCGCGGGCGGCGCGCCGCTGCTGGCGCGGCTGGCCTCGGCGGGCCTGCGGGTCGCGGCGCTGGAGGCCGGCGTGCGCCACCCGCCGTCCGGGATCGCCACGGACGAGGTCGCGCAGGCGGGCCTGTTCTGGATGGACGAGCGCCTCTCGGCGGGCGGCGACCCGGTGGGATTCGGGCGCAACAACTCCGGGCGGGGCGTGGGCGGCAGCACCCTGCACTACACGGCGTACACGCCCCGCGCGCACCCGGACGACTTCACGCTGCACTCGGACACCGGGCAGGGCGTGGACTGGCCGCTGACGTACGCGGACCTCGCGCCGTACTACGACGAGGTCGAGACGTTCATCGGCGTGTCCGGCCCCGCCGAGTACCCCTGGGGCGGCGAGCGCAGCGGCCCGTACCCGCACCCGCCGCTGCCCGTGAACGGCGCGGGCCTCCTGATGGAGCGCGCCTGCGCCGAGGTCGGCATCCGCACGAGTCCCGCCGCGAACGCGGCGCTGAGCCGCCCGCAGGAGCAGGAAGGCTTCGGCCTGCGGCCCGCGTGCTCCAACCGGGGATTCTGTCAGGCGGGCTGCTCGACCGGCGCGAAGGCCAGCCTGGACGTGACGTTCCTGGCGCTGGCCGAGGCGCGCGGGGCCGTGATCGTGGACGGCGCGCAGGTCGTGGCCCTCCTGACCGAGGGTGGCCGCGTGACCGGCGCGCGTTTCGTGCGTGGCGGCCGCGAGGAGACCCTGCACGCGGGCACGGTCGTCCTCGCGGCGGGCGCGGTCGAGACGCCCCGCCTGCTGCTGATGCAGGGCCTCGCCAACTCGTCCGGGCAGGTGGGCCGCAACTTCATGGCGCACGTGGGCGTGCAGGTGTGGGGACTGGTCGACGAGGACCTGCGCCCGTACCGGGGCATTCCCGGCGGCCTGATCAGCGAGGACACCCACCGCATTCCCGGCGTGATCGGCGGGTACCTGTTGCAGTCGCTGGGCGTGATGCCCGTCACGTACGCCACGCAGTTCGCGCGCGGCACCGGCACCTGGGGCGCGGCGCTGACCGAGCACCTGCGGCAGTACCGGCACGTGGCGGGCATCAATGTGCTGGGCGACTGCCTGCCGTACGGGCACAACTACCTGGAACTCTCGGCCGAACCCGACGCGCGGGGCCTGCCGAAACCGCGCGTACACTTCACGTTCGGCGAGAACGAACGCCGCATGGCCGCGCACGCCGAGACGCTCATGCGGGACCTGTGGGCGCGCGCCGGGGCGCGGGACGTGTGGGCGCTGCCGCGCGCCGCGCACACCCTCGGCACGGCCCGCATGGGACACGACCCGCGCGGCAGCGTCGTGGACCCCTGGGGCCGCGCGCACGACACGCCGGGCCTGTGGATCTGCGACAACTCCACCTTCCCCAGCGCCCTGGCCGTGAACCCCGCCCTGACCCAGATGGCCCTGAGCCTGCGGACCGCCGACGCCCTCCTCTCCGACCTCCGACCCCAGCAGGTGACCGCATGACCGACCAGACACCCACCAACGACTCCGCCCCCGCCGAGACTCAGAGCGTCCCGCAACCCGCCGCCCGGCAGGTCGGGTACGCCGTCATCGGCCTGGGTGAACTGACCCTGGAAGAACTGCTGCCCGCCTGGGCGGTCGGGAAACGCTCGCGGCTGGCGGCGGTCGTCAGTGACGATCACGACAAGGCCCTGCGCGCCGCCCGCGCCTACGGGCTGACCGAGGCGGACGCCTACTCGTACGACACCTTCGAGGAACTCCAGTCCCGCCCGGACGTGCAGGCCGTGTACATCGTGCTGCCCAACAGCCTGCACCGCGAGTACACCGAACGCGCCGCGCGGATCGGCAAGCACGTGCTGTGCGAGAAACCCCTGGCGGGCAGCGTCGAGGACGCAGGGGCGATGGTCGCCGCCTGCCGGGACGCGGGCGTGAAACTCATGACCGCGTACCGCTGCCAGTACACGCCGCTGCACTGGCGCGCCCGTGACCTCGTGCAGGGCGGCGACCTGGGCAGCGTGAAACTGATTCACTCGGTGAACGTGCAGGTCGAACCCGCTGGCGGGTGGCGCCTCAAGCGTGAACTGGCGGGCGGCGGCAGCCTGCTGGACGTGGGCCTGTACTGCCTGAACACCATCCGCTTCCTGCTGGGCACCGAACCCACCTCACTGTGGGCGCAGACGCACAGCACGCCCGGCGACCCCCGCTTCGGCGAGGTCGAGGAGAGCGTCACCTGGGTCATGACCTTCCCCGGCGGCGTGACCGCGCAGTGCTCCTGCTCGTACGGCGCGGCGCACACCCGGACCCTCGACGTGTACGGCAGCGAGGGCCGCCTGCAACTCGACCCGGCCTTCGACTACACCAACCTGAACCTGCGCGTGCACACGCCAGAGGCCATCACCGAGCACCGCCTGAAGGAAACCGATCAGTTCGCGCTGGAAATCGATCACTTCTCGGCCTGCATTCAGGAGGGCCGCGAGCCGTTCACGCCCGGCGAGGAAGGCCTGCAGGACCAGCGCCTGATGGACGCCATCTACCGCAGCGCCCGCACCGGGCAGCCCGTCACGCTGGACCCCGTGCCCGGCACCGACGCCTTCCGTGGACCGCTGCCCGCCCGCACACCGGACGCGCGTGACTGACGCGCCGCCGCCCCACGCGAACGGTAACACGGTCCTGCTGCACGGATTCGGCACGTCCGGCCACCTCTGGCGGACCGTGCGCGAATCCCTGAGCGGCGCGCACGCCCCGGACCTGATGGGCTTCGGCACGCAGGCCAGCGCCGGGCGGGCCGACCAGGGCACCGCCGACATGGGCGAGGCCCTGCTGCCGCTGCTGCGCTCCCTGCACGCGGCGCGTGGGCCTGTCACGCTGGCCGGGCACTCCATGGGCGGCAAGGTCGCCATGTGGGTGGCCGCCACGCGCCCGGACCTCGTGCGGCGACTCGTGCTGATCGCCCCGTCCCCGCCCACACCGGAACCCATGAGCGACGAAGACCGCGCCGCCCTGCGCGCCGCACACGGCGACCGCGCCGCCCTGACCCGCCAGTACCGCACCATCACCCGCCAACCCCTGTCGGAAACGGACTTCAGGCAACTCGTCCACGATGGCCTATGCGCCAGCCCCGCCGCCTGGACCGCCTGGACGGACCACGGCAGCCGCGAGGACATCACCGCCCGGCTGGTCGGACTGCGCGCGCCCGTGACCGTCCTGTACTCCGCTGATGACCCTGCCATCGCCGCCGACACCATTCGCCGCGAAGTGCTGGGCCGCCTGCCCGGCGCGCAGGCTCACGAGGTGCGCGGCAGCGGCCACCTGCTGCCCCTCGAACAACCCGCTGAGGTCGTGGCCGCGCTGCTTGACGTGTGAAGCGGACCTTTCCCGTTTCCCGACCGGTGCCCGGTGGGGTTGGCCTTCAGCCTGTTGCGTGCTTTTGCAGAGGCTGTCTCAGCCGGTCTTCATGCGGGGCGGTGGGGCGTTGAGCGCCCCTTTACACGTTCCGCCCGCCCGGCGCGCCGCTTCTATG encodes:
- a CDS encoding alpha/beta fold hydrolase, with amino-acid sequence MTDAPPPHANGNTVLLHGFGTSGHLWRTVRESLSGAHAPDLMGFGTQASAGRADQGTADMGEALLPLLRSLHAARGPVTLAGHSMGGKVAMWVAATRPDLVRRLVLIAPSPPTPEPMSDEDRAALRAAHGDRAALTRQYRTITRQPLSETDFRQLVHDGLCASPAAWTAWTDHGSREDITARLVGLRAPVTVLYSADDPAIAADTIRREVLGRLPGAQAHEVRGSGHLLPLEQPAEVVAALLDV
- a CDS encoding Gfo/Idh/MocA family protein → MTDQTPTNDSAPAETQSVPQPAARQVGYAVIGLGELTLEELLPAWAVGKRSRLAAVVSDDHDKALRAARAYGLTEADAYSYDTFEELQSRPDVQAVYIVLPNSLHREYTERAARIGKHVLCEKPLAGSVEDAGAMVAACRDAGVKLMTAYRCQYTPLHWRARDLVQGGDLGSVKLIHSVNVQVEPAGGWRLKRELAGGGSLLDVGLYCLNTIRFLLGTEPTSLWAQTHSTPGDPRFGEVEESVTWVMTFPGGVTAQCSCSYGAAHTRTLDVYGSEGRLQLDPAFDYTNLNLRVHTPEAITEHRLKETDQFALEIDHFSACIQEGREPFTPGEEGLQDQRLMDAIYRSARTGQPVTLDPVPGTDAFRGPLPARTPDARD
- a CDS encoding GMC family oxidoreductase gives rise to the protein MAPERTGPVNAALPDLRDLDVLVIGTGAGGAPLLARLASAGLRVAALEAGVRHPPSGIATDEVAQAGLFWMDERLSAGGDPVGFGRNNSGRGVGGSTLHYTAYTPRAHPDDFTLHSDTGQGVDWPLTYADLAPYYDEVETFIGVSGPAEYPWGGERSGPYPHPPLPVNGAGLLMERACAEVGIRTSPAANAALSRPQEQEGFGLRPACSNRGFCQAGCSTGAKASLDVTFLALAEARGAVIVDGAQVVALLTEGGRVTGARFVRGGREETLHAGTVVLAAGAVETPRLLLMQGLANSSGQVGRNFMAHVGVQVWGLVDEDLRPYRGIPGGLISEDTHRIPGVIGGYLLQSLGVMPVTYATQFARGTGTWGAALTEHLRQYRHVAGINVLGDCLPYGHNYLELSAEPDARGLPKPRVHFTFGENERRMAAHAETLMRDLWARAGARDVWALPRAAHTLGTARMGHDPRGSVVDPWGRAHDTPGLWICDNSTFPSALAVNPALTQMALSLRTADALLSDLRPQQVTA